The Pongo pygmaeus isolate AG05252 chromosome 11, NHGRI_mPonPyg2-v2.0_pri, whole genome shotgun sequence genome includes a region encoding these proteins:
- the ARL4C gene encoding ADP-ribosylation factor-like protein 4C has protein sequence MGNISSNISAFQSLHIVMLGLDSAGKTTVLYRLKFNEFVNTVPTIGFNTEKIKLSNGTAKGISCHFWDVGGQEKLRPLWKSYSRCTDGIIYVVDSVDVDRLEEAKTELHKVTKFAENQGTPLLVIANKQDLPKSLPVAEIEKQLALHELIPATTYHVQPACAIIGEGLTEGMDKLYEMILKRRKSLKQKKKR, from the coding sequence ATGGGCAACATCTCCTCCAACATCTCGGCCTTCCAGTCCCTGCATATCGTCATGTTGGGCTTGGACTCGGCCGGCAAGACCACGGTGCTCTACCGGCTCAAGTTCAACGAGTTCGTGAACACGGTGCCCACCATCGGCTTCAACACCGAGAAGATCAAGCTGAGCAACGGCACGGCCAAGGGCATCAGCTGCCACTTCTGGGACGTGGGCGGCCAGGAGAAGCTGCGGCCGCTGTGGAAGTCCTACAGCCGCTGCACGGACGGCATCATCTACGTGGTGGACTCGGTGGACGTGGACCGGCTGGAGGAGGCAAAGACGGAGCTGCACAAGGTGACCAAGTTCGCCGAGAACCAGGGCACGCCGCTGCTGGTCATCGCCAACAAGCAGGACCTGCCCAAGTCGCTGCCGGTGGCCGAGATCGAGAAGCAGCTGGCGCTGCACGAGCTTATCCCGGCCACCACCTATCACGTCCAGCCGGCGTGCGCCATCATCGGCGAGGGCCTCACCGAGGGCATGGACAAGCTCTATGAGATGATCCTGAAACGCAGGAAGTCCCTCAAGCAGAAGAAGAAGCGGTAA